Proteins from a single region of Catenulispora acidiphila DSM 44928:
- a CDS encoding CarD family transcriptional regulator: MTFKVGETVVYPHHGAALIEDIEIRVIKGEPKEYLVLKVAQGDLTVRVPSEKAEYVGVRDVVDQGGLERVFDVLRAPHTEEPTNWSRRYKANIEKIQSGDVIKVAEVVRDLWRRDRDRGLSAGEKRMLAKARQILVSELALAEATNEDKADAILDEVLAS; this comes from the coding sequence ATGACGTTCAAAGTTGGCGAGACCGTGGTCTATCCCCATCACGGGGCCGCGCTCATCGAGGATATCGAGATCCGCGTGATCAAGGGCGAGCCGAAGGAATACCTCGTGCTCAAGGTGGCACAGGGTGATCTGACCGTACGCGTGCCCTCAGAGAAGGCGGAGTACGTCGGCGTGCGCGACGTCGTCGACCAAGGCGGCCTGGAGCGGGTCTTCGACGTGCTGCGCGCGCCGCACACCGAAGAGCCGACCAACTGGTCGCGCCGCTACAAGGCGAACATCGAGAAGATCCAGTCCGGCGACGTCATCAAGGTGGCCGAGGTGGTGCGCGACCTGTGGCGCCGCGACCGCGACCGCGGGCTGTCGGCCGGCGAGAAGCGGATGCTGGCCAAGGCCCGGCAGATCCTGGTCAGCGAGCTGGCGCTGGCGGAGGCCACGAACGAGGACAAGGCCGACGCCATCCTCGACGAGGTCCTCGCCTCCTAG
- a CDS encoding phytoene desaturase family protein, giving the protein MIGTRQGRTPEVTVALPERAERTPRPGASRHDVVVVGGGHNALVAAAFLARAGMRVTLLERLDAVGGAAVSASPFAGVDARLSRYSYLVSLLPYTIVRNLELVVELRSRPVSSYTPVRRSGADTGLLVERRPGAATQDSFRKLTGGEAEYRAWTRFYEQLGKLARALSPTLLNPLLGRGQLEALAREEGAGQAWEWVFEQPIGAAVERFFGDDTVRGVVLTDALIGTDSWAGDASLKQNRCFLYHVMGNGSGEWRVPIGGMGSVTEALHRSAVDAGARILTGVEVTHIEPDAGGGRAEVTYRDREGAEQVVQAGYVLAGVAPAVLTRLLGRGGAGAPQPQGTQLKINMLLDHLPPLKSGADPHVAFAGTFHIDEGAAHLSQAYKDSHAGRLPDPLPSEVYCHTLTDRSILGKDLLKRPDVQTLTLFSLHTLPGGATKEEMVRAAVAGLDAYLEEPLADCLLRDAHGEPCLEAKTTEDLQEELAMPGGHIFHRDLSWPYAERADQVGKWGVETGIDNVLICGAGARRGGGVSGIPGHNAARAVLDRVADAGRRRSSGI; this is encoded by the coding sequence ATGATCGGGACCAGACAGGGAAGGACGCCCGAGGTGACAGTGGCACTGCCTGAACGAGCCGAGCGCACGCCCCGCCCAGGCGCCTCGCGCCACGACGTCGTCGTGGTCGGCGGCGGCCACAACGCCCTGGTGGCCGCGGCCTTTTTGGCGCGGGCCGGGATGCGTGTCACCCTGCTGGAACGGCTGGACGCCGTCGGGGGCGCCGCGGTCAGCGCCTCGCCCTTCGCCGGCGTCGACGCCCGGCTGTCGCGGTACTCCTACCTGGTGTCGCTGCTCCCTTACACGATCGTGCGGAACCTGGAACTGGTCGTCGAGCTGCGCAGCCGCCCGGTCTCCTCCTACACGCCGGTCCGCCGCTCCGGCGCCGACACCGGCCTGCTGGTCGAGCGCCGCCCCGGCGCCGCGACCCAGGACAGCTTCCGCAAGCTCACCGGGGGCGAGGCTGAGTACCGCGCCTGGACCCGGTTCTATGAGCAGCTGGGCAAGCTGGCCCGGGCGCTGTCCCCGACGCTGTTGAACCCGCTGCTGGGCCGCGGGCAGCTGGAGGCGCTGGCCCGCGAGGAGGGCGCCGGACAGGCCTGGGAGTGGGTGTTCGAGCAGCCGATCGGCGCGGCCGTGGAGCGTTTCTTCGGCGACGACACGGTCCGCGGCGTGGTGCTCACCGACGCCCTGATCGGGACCGACAGCTGGGCCGGCGACGCCAGCCTGAAGCAGAACCGGTGCTTCCTCTACCACGTCATGGGCAACGGCAGCGGGGAGTGGCGGGTCCCGATCGGCGGCATGGGCAGCGTCACCGAGGCGCTGCACCGGTCGGCGGTGGACGCCGGGGCACGGATCCTCACCGGGGTTGAGGTCACGCACATCGAGCCGGACGCCGGCGGCGGCCGCGCGGAGGTCACCTACCGCGACCGCGAGGGCGCCGAGCAGGTCGTCCAGGCCGGATACGTGCTGGCCGGGGTGGCGCCGGCGGTCCTGACCCGGCTGCTCGGGCGCGGCGGCGCGGGCGCTCCGCAGCCGCAGGGCACCCAGCTGAAGATCAACATGCTGCTGGACCATCTGCCGCCTCTGAAGTCCGGGGCGGACCCGCACGTGGCCTTCGCCGGGACGTTCCACATCGACGAGGGCGCGGCGCACCTGAGCCAGGCCTACAAGGACTCCCACGCCGGCCGGCTGCCGGACCCGCTGCCCTCCGAGGTCTACTGCCACACGCTCACGGACCGCTCGATCCTGGGCAAGGACCTGCTCAAGCGGCCCGACGTGCAGACCCTGACGCTGTTCTCGCTGCACACCCTGCCGGGCGGCGCGACGAAGGAGGAGATGGTGCGCGCGGCGGTGGCGGGCCTGGACGCGTATCTGGAGGAGCCGCTGGCGGACTGCCTGCTGCGCGACGCGCACGGCGAGCCGTGCCTGGAGGCCAAGACCACGGAGGACCTGCAGGAGGAGCTGGCGATGCCCGGCGGCCACATCTTCCACCGGGACCTGTCCTGGCCCTACGCCGAGCGCGCGGACCAGGTGGGCAAGTGGGGCGTGGAGACCGGGATCGACAACGTCCTCATCTGCGGCGCTGGCGCGCGCCGCGGAGGCGGTGTGTCCGGAATCCCCGGCCACAACGCTGCACGTGCAGTTCTCGACCGCGTCGCCGACGCGGGTCGTAGGCGCAGCAGCGGGATATGA
- a CDS encoding lipoprotein, which translates to MKSTPPPVSHRHPLRSRSAALFSPRFALIIAAAAGTAAVATGCAAGDGAATLQIRPNFAAGSNGTVQALDMVVVVDPATGTAQVTGTVVNNGDQPATLSGVTVNGKSVPVTGGSLDLGAHSALNLAAPNGPKMVLANSGSVPGHNTPVALSFAGGGSISVAASTEANTGIYQQFQPSTTS; encoded by the coding sequence GTGAAGAGCACTCCCCCGCCCGTCTCCCACCGCCACCCGTTGAGGAGCCGCTCCGCGGCGCTGTTCTCTCCGCGGTTCGCCCTCATCATCGCCGCAGCCGCCGGCACCGCAGCGGTCGCGACCGGCTGCGCCGCCGGCGACGGCGCCGCGACTCTGCAGATCCGGCCGAACTTCGCCGCCGGGTCGAACGGGACCGTCCAGGCCCTGGACATGGTCGTGGTCGTGGACCCGGCCACCGGCACCGCCCAGGTGACCGGGACCGTGGTCAACAACGGCGACCAGCCGGCCACGCTGTCCGGCGTGACCGTGAACGGCAAGTCCGTGCCCGTCACCGGCGGCAGCCTGGACCTCGGCGCGCACTCGGCGCTGAACCTGGCCGCGCCGAACGGCCCGAAGATGGTGCTCGCCAACTCCGGCTCGGTCCCGGGCCACAACACGCCGGTGGCGCTGAGCTTCGCCGGCGGCGGCTCGATCTCCGTGGCCGCCTCGACCGAGGCGAACACCGGGATCTACCAGCAGTTCCAGCCGTCCACCACGAGCTGA
- the ispF gene encoding 2-C-methyl-D-erythritol 2,4-cyclodiphosphate synthase, with the protein MTALLPLVGIGVDVHAFADGRELWIGGLHWPGEVGLAGHSDADVVAHAACNALFSAAGLGDLGAQFGTSDPEWAGASGLKLLGEAARRVREAGFEIGNVSVQLVGVRPRVGGRRAEAEQVLSEAAGAPVRLAAATTDGLGFTGRGEGLAGIATAIVFPRT; encoded by the coding sequence ATGACCGCGCTGCTGCCGCTGGTCGGCATCGGTGTCGACGTGCACGCCTTCGCCGACGGCCGCGAGCTCTGGATCGGCGGGCTGCACTGGCCCGGCGAGGTCGGGCTGGCCGGGCACTCCGACGCCGACGTGGTCGCGCACGCCGCGTGCAACGCGCTGTTCTCCGCCGCCGGGCTCGGCGACCTCGGGGCGCAGTTCGGCACCAGCGATCCGGAATGGGCCGGCGCCTCCGGGCTGAAGCTGCTCGGCGAGGCGGCGCGGCGGGTGCGCGAGGCCGGGTTCGAGATCGGCAACGTCTCGGTGCAGCTGGTCGGGGTGCGCCCGCGCGTCGGCGGGCGGCGGGCCGAGGCCGAGCAGGTCCTGAGCGAGGCGGCCGGGGCTCCGGTGCGGCTGGCCGCGGCGACGACCGACGGGCTCGGATTCACCGGCAGGGGCGAAGGGCTCGCCGGGATCGCGACGGCGATCGTGTTCCCCCGGACCTGA
- a CDS encoding FtsK/SpoIIIE domain-containing protein, with product MRMTLTVVDPVQGSWMDALLDADGESSIPQVADQLGRMLGAQGQNPGSPPLLFVDGNLVDQRHSLASSPLREGSVVSLHNPSGCLPAEPYGTVEVRVAGGPDAGGVHRINPGYADIGRSRRNRVKIDDPGIPDFALRVSLDVRGVIRVAPYEGVAATLEKQPLAGEAEWKPGEQVVIGTTILEVGYFTPPDAALTPSEDGAFLDYNRPPRILPPERKTRFRLPTPVKDEHKRPFPIVMMIMPMMAAVVMAVVMNRMTYLLMAGMSPMMMLGNFFQDRKTGKKTFAQQVADYEAKKARIESEAREALTLERNARRQESPDPATLLDIGIGPRQRLWERRRRDTDHLLLRVGTLDQDSEVVLEDPEQDEHRRNVAWTVPEAPVTIPLKERGVIGVAGPAGTPRALARWLVAQTAALSSPDDVQFVLLTDSHAQQDWEWMRWLPHLRPGSGQNASALIGTDAETVAQRIAELGQQLSFRMKEQMARASSPTEQVAFKDPDIVVILDGSRRLRSMPGMIQILQQGPAVGIRSICLDGEDRFLPGECQAIVVVEPEGLRVQQVGKDMQRGIRPDAVSPVWCQRLVRGLAAVRDVSGNEEASGIPNSSRLLDVLGLEPPTSQAIAARWTMGGETTMAMLGESFDGPFGIDIRRDGPHGLIAGTTGAGKSELLQTIVASLAVANKPTAMTFVLVDYKGGSAFKDCVQLPHTVGMVTDLDNHLVERALESLGAELKRREHILAEAGAKDIEDFGDIRKKNTHLAPMPRLLIVIDEFASMVRELPDFVTGLVNVAQRGRSLGIHLLLATQRPSGVVSPEIRANTNLRIALRVTDGNESTDVIDDPSAGFISKSTPGRAYVRLGANSLVPFQAGRVGGRRPGANVVSQSSVWSTRLDWPGLAAAPPKKPEGPKVETDAEITDLKVLVDAIREANAAMQIPPQHSPWLPALQDTVLLSDVPPVRRHGGHDLAPIPWGIDDLPSLQARRAAVLDFASLGHMLIAGAPRSGRSQVLRTMAGAIALTQTAADVHIYGIDCGSGALLPLTALPHCGAVVQRQQSERAIRLINRLNQEIADRQEKLSAQGFAGIVEQRMSVPPDQKMPHIVVFLDRWDGFLGSLGEIDGGALTDQIMKIMREGQGAGVHVIMTGDRLVLSGRIASLTEDKLSFRLPDKSDFGLIGLHPRKIPDEMPTGRAFRAESGLETQVAMLTADGAGQAQAAALAAIAEQAKARDAQIPRARRPFRVDVLPARISLAEAWELRDEASQGRPLWAMAGVGGDELIGAGPDLGDGVPSFVIAGPPKSGRSTMLMMMARTLVVQGSQVILVAPRNSPLRKMAGERGVLAVFENADLAEADLRAALDAAGGHPVAVLLDDAEMLKDAPASQVFRDIINMGGDRGQALVLAGGAEDLNSGFSGWHVDARRARRGALLSPQSPMDGDLIGVRISRSQVGGQIQAGRALLHLGDGEIRTVQVPAE from the coding sequence ATGCGTATGACGTTGACGGTGGTGGATCCTGTCCAGGGCTCCTGGATGGACGCACTGCTGGACGCGGACGGGGAGTCATCGATCCCACAGGTCGCGGACCAGTTGGGTCGAATGCTGGGGGCGCAGGGTCAGAACCCGGGGTCACCACCCCTCCTGTTCGTGGACGGCAATCTCGTGGACCAACGCCACTCTTTGGCGTCCTCACCTTTGCGTGAGGGCTCAGTGGTTTCCCTCCACAATCCCTCGGGCTGTCTGCCCGCGGAGCCCTACGGCACAGTCGAGGTCCGGGTCGCCGGCGGACCCGACGCCGGCGGCGTGCACCGAATAAACCCCGGTTACGCCGACATCGGCCGGTCCCGGCGCAACCGTGTGAAGATCGACGATCCCGGCATACCCGACTTCGCGCTGCGCGTCAGCCTGGACGTCAGAGGTGTGATCCGCGTGGCCCCGTACGAGGGCGTGGCCGCGACGCTGGAGAAGCAGCCGCTGGCCGGGGAGGCCGAGTGGAAGCCGGGGGAACAGGTCGTGATCGGCACGACCATCCTCGAGGTCGGATACTTCACGCCGCCGGACGCCGCGCTGACCCCGTCGGAGGACGGCGCGTTCCTGGACTACAACCGGCCGCCGCGGATCCTGCCGCCGGAGCGCAAGACCCGGTTCCGGCTGCCGACGCCGGTCAAGGACGAGCACAAGCGGCCGTTCCCGATCGTGATGATGATCATGCCGATGATGGCCGCGGTGGTCATGGCCGTGGTCATGAACCGGATGACGTACCTGCTGATGGCGGGCATGTCGCCGATGATGATGCTGGGCAACTTCTTCCAGGACCGCAAGACCGGCAAGAAGACCTTCGCCCAGCAGGTCGCCGACTACGAGGCCAAGAAGGCCCGGATCGAGAGCGAAGCCCGCGAGGCCCTGACGCTGGAGCGCAACGCCCGGCGCCAGGAGAGCCCGGACCCGGCGACGCTGCTGGACATCGGCATCGGCCCGCGCCAGCGGCTCTGGGAGCGGCGCCGCCGCGACACCGACCACCTGCTGCTACGGGTGGGGACCCTGGACCAGGACTCCGAGGTCGTGCTGGAGGACCCGGAGCAGGACGAGCACCGGCGCAACGTCGCCTGGACCGTCCCGGAGGCGCCGGTGACCATCCCGCTGAAGGAGCGCGGCGTGATCGGCGTGGCCGGTCCGGCCGGCACCCCGCGGGCCCTGGCGCGCTGGCTGGTGGCGCAGACCGCTGCCCTGTCCAGCCCGGACGACGTGCAGTTCGTGCTGCTCACCGACTCCCACGCCCAGCAGGACTGGGAATGGATGCGGTGGCTGCCGCACCTGCGGCCGGGCTCCGGGCAGAACGCCAGCGCCCTGATCGGCACCGACGCCGAGACCGTGGCGCAGCGCATCGCCGAGCTCGGCCAGCAGCTGAGCTTCCGCATGAAGGAGCAGATGGCCCGGGCCAGCAGCCCGACCGAGCAGGTCGCCTTCAAGGACCCGGACATCGTGGTGATCCTGGACGGCTCGCGCCGCCTGCGCTCGATGCCCGGCATGATCCAGATCCTGCAGCAGGGCCCGGCGGTCGGCATCCGGTCCATCTGCCTGGACGGCGAGGACCGCTTCCTGCCCGGCGAGTGCCAGGCGATCGTGGTCGTCGAGCCCGAGGGCCTGCGCGTGCAGCAGGTCGGCAAGGACATGCAGCGCGGCATCCGGCCGGACGCGGTGTCGCCGGTGTGGTGCCAGCGCCTGGTGCGCGGGCTGGCCGCGGTGCGCGACGTCTCCGGCAACGAGGAGGCCAGCGGCATCCCCAACTCCTCGCGTCTGCTGGACGTGCTGGGGCTGGAGCCGCCGACGAGCCAGGCCATCGCGGCGCGCTGGACCATGGGCGGCGAGACCACGATGGCGATGCTGGGCGAGTCCTTCGACGGACCGTTCGGGATCGACATCCGCCGCGATGGTCCGCACGGTCTGATCGCCGGTACCACCGGTGCCGGCAAGTCAGAGCTGCTGCAGACGATCGTGGCCTCGCTGGCGGTGGCGAACAAGCCGACCGCGATGACCTTCGTGCTCGTGGACTACAAGGGCGGTTCGGCGTTCAAGGACTGTGTCCAGCTGCCGCACACCGTGGGTATGGTCACCGACCTGGACAACCACCTGGTCGAGCGCGCCCTGGAGTCGCTGGGCGCCGAGCTGAAGCGGCGGGAGCACATCCTGGCCGAGGCCGGCGCCAAGGACATCGAAGACTTCGGAGACATCCGGAAGAAGAACACGCACCTGGCGCCGATGCCCCGGCTGCTGATCGTGATCGACGAGTTCGCCTCGATGGTGCGCGAGCTGCCGGACTTCGTCACCGGTCTGGTGAACGTCGCCCAGCGGGGCCGCTCGCTGGGCATCCACCTGCTGCTGGCCACGCAGCGCCCCTCGGGCGTGGTCTCGCCGGAGATCCGGGCGAACACCAACCTGCGGATCGCGCTGCGCGTGACCGACGGCAACGAGTCGACGGACGTCATCGACGACCCGTCGGCCGGGTTCATCTCCAAGTCCACGCCCGGCCGCGCCTACGTCCGGCTCGGCGCCAACTCCCTGGTGCCGTTCCAGGCCGGACGCGTCGGCGGGCGGCGCCCCGGCGCCAACGTGGTGTCGCAGTCCTCGGTGTGGAGCACCCGGCTGGACTGGCCGGGCCTGGCCGCCGCGCCGCCGAAGAAGCCCGAGGGCCCGAAGGTCGAGACGGACGCGGAGATCACCGACCTGAAGGTGCTGGTCGACGCGATCCGCGAGGCGAACGCGGCGATGCAGATCCCGCCGCAGCACTCGCCGTGGCTGCCGGCGCTGCAGGACACGGTGCTGCTCTCGGACGTGCCGCCGGTGCGCCGGCACGGCGGGCACGACCTGGCGCCGATCCCGTGGGGCATCGACGACCTGCCCTCGCTGCAGGCGCGGCGCGCGGCGGTGCTGGACTTCGCCTCGCTGGGCCACATGCTCATCGCCGGCGCGCCGCGTTCGGGGCGCTCGCAGGTGCTGCGCACGATGGCCGGGGCGATCGCGCTCACCCAGACCGCGGCCGACGTGCACATCTACGGCATCGACTGCGGCTCCGGCGCGCTGCTGCCGCTGACGGCGCTGCCGCACTGCGGCGCGGTGGTGCAGCGGCAGCAGTCCGAGCGGGCCATCCGGCTGATCAACCGGCTGAACCAGGAGATCGCCGACCGGCAGGAGAAGCTGTCGGCGCAGGGCTTCGCCGGGATCGTCGAGCAGCGCATGTCGGTGCCGCCGGACCAGAAGATGCCGCACATCGTGGTGTTCCTGGACCGCTGGGACGGGTTCCTGGGCTCGCTCGGGGAGATCGACGGCGGCGCGCTGACCGACCAGATCATGAAGATCATGCGCGAGGGCCAGGGCGCCGGCGTGCACGTCATCATGACCGGCGACCGCCTGGTGCTCAGCGGCCGCATCGCCTCCCTGACCGAGGACAAGCTCTCCTTCCGGCTCCCCGACAAGTCCGACTTCGGACTCATCGGGCTGCACCCGCGCAAGATCCCCGACGAGATGCCGACCGGGCGCGCCTTCCGCGCCGAGTCCGGCCTGGAGACCCAGGTCGCGATGCTGACCGCGGACGGCGCCGGCCAGGCGCAGGCCGCGGCGCTGGCGGCGATCGCCGAGCAGGCCAAGGCCCGCGACGCGCAGATCCCGCGGGCCCGCCGGCCCTTCCGGGTCGACGTGCTGCCGGCCCGCATCTCGCTGGCCGAGGCCTGGGAGCTGCGCGACGAGGCCTCGCAGGGCCGTCCGCTGTGGGCGATGGCCGGCGTCGGCGGCGACGAGCTGATCGGCGCCGGACCGGACCTCGGCGACGGCGTGCCCTCGTTCGTCATCGCCGGCCCGCCGAAGTCCGGCCGCTCCACGATGCTGATGATGATGGCCCGCACCCTGGTGGTCCAGGGCTCGCAGGTCATCCTGGTCGCCCCGCGCAACTCGCCGCTGCGCAAGATGGCCGGCGAACGCGGCGTCCTGGCCGTCTTCGAGAACGCCGACCTGGCCGAGGCCGACCTGCGCGCCGCCCTCGACGCCGCCGGCGGCCACCCGGTGGCGGTCCTCCTCGACGACGCCGAGATGCTCAAGGACGCCCCCGCCAGCCAGGTCTTCCGCGACATCATCAACATGGGCGGCGACCGCGGCCAGGCCCTGGTCCTGGCCGGCGGCGCCGAAGACCTGAACAGCGGCTTCAGCGGCTGGCACGTCGACGCCCGCCGAGCCCGCCGCGGCGCCCTGCTGTCCCCCCAGTCCCCGATGGACGGCGACCTGATCGGCGTCCGCATCAGCCGCAGCCAGGTCGGCGGCCAGATCCAGGCCGGCCGCGCGCTGCTGCACCTCGGCGACGGCGAGATCCGGACGGTGCAGGTTCCTGCGGAGTAG
- a CDS encoding prepilin peptidase, with amino-acid sequence MDVGVAIALVAALCGPALARGAYQMSVDAGTPARYRCGHCGQRLPGGGLRFALWAGHCDQCRERLGPRVWLVAAVAAVGGFAVGHRLGSDAATPAFLAFVLGCVLLAFIDLAVRRLPDQLTAPLAVLGLVGLSTAAYLGRDMGLLYRGLTAAALAGGLFLALAWIRPDGEGMGLGDAKLAAVLGLFLGYLGWSDLVLGMFAGTFSAAVFALVMLRTGRMDRKSALTYGPFLILGAVLAVLVG; translated from the coding sequence ATGGACGTGGGCGTGGCGATCGCCCTGGTCGCAGCGTTGTGCGGACCGGCGCTGGCGCGCGGGGCGTATCAGATGTCGGTCGACGCCGGCACACCCGCGCGCTACCGCTGCGGACACTGCGGTCAGCGCCTCCCCGGCGGCGGGCTCCGGTTCGCGCTGTGGGCAGGACACTGCGATCAGTGCCGGGAACGGCTGGGTCCCCGCGTCTGGCTCGTCGCCGCCGTCGCCGCGGTCGGCGGCTTCGCGGTCGGACACCGGCTGGGGAGCGACGCCGCGACGCCGGCGTTCCTGGCGTTCGTGCTGGGCTGCGTCCTGCTGGCCTTCATCGACCTGGCGGTGCGCCGGCTGCCGGACCAGCTGACCGCGCCGCTGGCGGTGCTCGGACTGGTGGGCTTGAGTACCGCGGCTTATCTGGGCCGCGACATGGGCCTGCTCTACAGAGGGCTGACAGCGGCGGCGCTGGCCGGCGGCCTCTTCCTCGCGCTGGCCTGGATCCGGCCGGACGGCGAGGGGATGGGACTCGGCGACGCCAAGCTGGCCGCCGTGCTCGGGCTGTTCCTGGGCTACCTCGGCTGGAGCGATCTGGTGCTCGGCATGTTCGCCGGGACGTTCTCGGCGGCGGTGTTCGCGCTCGTCATGCTGCGGACCGGCCGGATGGACCGGAAGTCCGCGCTGACCTACGGGCCGTTCCTGATCCTCGGGGCGGTCCTCGCGGTGCTCGTGGGCTGA
- a CDS encoding ribonuclease H family protein, translating into MPSSQKRLIAACDGATKGNPGPSAWAWVLADADGKVLRWRSGPLGHATNNIAELTALRELLVEVGPGAQVEARLDSQYTINAVTKWLPSWKKNGWLTASKKPVANADLIREIDALLATRDVAFVHVAAHQVNGDPYNDLADRAASASAISQQALEGTDAAQVPGTPDRPAGSGRSGGGRSGGSSAAGSSGGGSKSNGTDTKPKKAFTIQAKFAGTCSCGKGYDAGEKITKLDSGKWGHPACA; encoded by the coding sequence ATGCCCAGTAGCCAGAAGCGTCTCATCGCCGCCTGTGACGGCGCCACCAAAGGTAATCCCGGTCCGTCGGCGTGGGCCTGGGTTCTGGCTGACGCGGATGGGAAGGTTCTGCGCTGGCGTTCGGGTCCGTTGGGGCATGCGACCAACAACATCGCTGAGCTGACCGCGCTGCGGGAGCTGCTGGTGGAGGTTGGTCCGGGCGCGCAGGTCGAAGCTCGGCTGGATTCGCAGTACACGATCAACGCTGTGACCAAGTGGCTTCCCTCGTGGAAGAAGAACGGGTGGCTGACCGCGAGCAAGAAGCCGGTGGCCAATGCCGACCTGATCCGCGAGATCGATGCCCTGCTGGCCACCCGCGACGTCGCTTTCGTCCATGTCGCGGCGCACCAGGTCAACGGCGATCCCTACAACGACCTCGCCGACCGCGCCGCGAGTGCCAGCGCGATCAGTCAGCAGGCGCTGGAGGGCACGGACGCCGCGCAGGTTCCGGGGACGCCGGACCGGCCCGCCGGGAGCGGACGCTCCGGTGGTGGCCGTTCCGGTGGTAGCAGCGCTGCGGGCAGCTCCGGTGGCGGCAGCAAGAGCAACGGCACCGACACCAAGCCGAAGAAAGCCTTCACCATCCAGGCGAAGTTCGCGGGCACCTGCTCCTGCGGCAAGGGTTACGACGCCGGCGAGAAGATCACGAAGCTCGACTCCGGGAAATGGGGGCATCCGGCCTGCGCGTGA
- the ispD gene encoding 2-C-methyl-D-erythritol 4-phosphate cytidylyltransferase, translating to MSTDPAPETGSGTPAGAAAPGRVAVIVPAAGKGERLGPGAPKALRELGGLPLLVHAVRTLVAARSVDLVVVAAPPDPQGVAEVQRLLADLPGDTRVVAGGTSRQESVALALAALPADCDVVLVHDAARALTPVEVIGAVVAAVRGGAGAVIPVLPVTDTVKAVDGDLVTATVDRSTLRAVQTPQGFTRDILAKAHAAADPAAPATDDAGLVEALGLPVRTVPGHAEAFKITTPFDLVLAEAVLRRRR from the coding sequence ATGAGTACTGATCCCGCCCCCGAGACCGGCTCCGGAACGCCGGCCGGCGCCGCCGCGCCCGGCCGCGTCGCCGTGATCGTCCCGGCCGCCGGCAAGGGCGAGCGGCTGGGCCCGGGCGCCCCGAAGGCGCTGCGCGAGCTCGGCGGCCTGCCGCTGCTGGTGCACGCGGTCCGCACCCTGGTCGCCGCCCGCTCGGTGGACCTGGTCGTGGTCGCCGCCCCGCCGGACCCCCAAGGCGTCGCCGAGGTGCAGCGGCTGCTGGCCGATCTGCCCGGCGACACCCGCGTGGTGGCCGGGGGGACGAGCCGGCAGGAGTCGGTCGCGCTGGCGCTGGCGGCGCTGCCGGCGGACTGCGACGTGGTGCTGGTCCACGACGCCGCCCGCGCGCTGACCCCGGTCGAGGTGATCGGCGCGGTCGTCGCCGCGGTGCGCGGCGGAGCCGGGGCGGTGATCCCGGTGCTGCCGGTCACCGACACCGTCAAGGCCGTGGACGGCGACCTGGTGACCGCGACCGTGGACCGCTCGACGCTGCGCGCCGTGCAAACCCCGCAGGGTTTCACCCGGGACATCCTCGCCAAGGCGCACGCGGCCGCCGACCCGGCCGCGCCGGCCACGGACGACGCCGGACTGGTCGAAGCACTCGGACTCCCGGTGCGCACCGTCCCCGGACACGCCGAGGCCTTCAAGATCACCACGCCCTTCGACCTCGTCCTGGCCGAGGCCGTCCTCAGGAGGCGCCGATGA